One window of the Anomaloglossus baeobatrachus isolate aAnoBae1 chromosome 12, aAnoBae1.hap1, whole genome shotgun sequence genome contains the following:
- the ATP6V1D gene encoding V-type proton ATPase subunit D isoform X1, whose translation MAAAIRTLQTYEIPQLWYWAQTIMKARLKGAQTGRNLLKKKSDALTMRFRQILKKIIETKLLMGEVMREAAFSLAEAKFTAGDFSTTVIQNVNKAQVKVRAKKDNVAGVTLPVFEHYQEGGDSYELTGLARGGEQLAKLKRNYAKAVELLVELASLQTSFVTLDEAIKITNRRVNAIEHVIIPRIERTLSYIITELDEREREEFYRLKKIQEKKKIIKERAEKERAAWANSRSSEPANLLAEDRDEDLLFD comes from the exons GGCCCAGACCATCATGAAGGCTCGCTTGAAAGGTGCCCAAACTGGGCGAAACCTGCTGAAGAAAAAGTCTGATGCCTTAACCATGCGCTTCCGGCAGATCCTTAAGAAAATTATAGAG ACCAAGCTGCTAATGGGGGAGGTGATGAGGGAGGCCGCCTTCTCCCTGGCCGAGGCCAAGTTCACCGCAGGAGACTTCAG CACAACGGTGATCCAGAATGTGAATAAAGCCCAAGTTAAAGTACGAGCAAAGAAGGACAATGTAGCAG GTGTGACTTTACCTGTTTTTGAACACTACCAAGAAGGAGGCGATA GTTACGAATTGACAGGTCTGGCCAGAGGCGGAGAACAGCTCGCCAAACTGAAGAGGAACTATGCAAAGGCGGTGGAGCTGCTGGTGGAGCTGGCGTCATTGCAG ACTTCATTCGTCACTTTGGATGAAGCCATCAAAATCACAAACCGGCGTGTTAACGCCATAGAGCACG TCATTATACCTAGAATTGAGCGTACACTGTCCTACATCATTACTGAACTGGACGAGCGCGAGAGAGAAGAGTTCTATAG ATTAAAAAAGATCCAGGAGAAGAAGAAAATTATCAAGGAACGGGCAGAAAAGGAGCGAGCGGCGTGGGCTAATTCCAGGAGCTCGGAGCCGGCCAATCTCCTGGCTGAAGATCGTGACGAAGACCTTCTGTTTGACTAg
- the ATP6V1D gene encoding V-type proton ATPase subunit D isoform X2, translating to MSGKDRIEVFPSRMAQTIMKARLKGAQTGRNLLKKKSDALTMRFRQILKKIIETKLLMGEVMREAAFSLAEAKFTAGDFSTTVIQNVNKAQVKVRAKKDNVAGVTLPVFEHYQEGGDSYELTGLARGGEQLAKLKRNYAKAVELLVELASLQTSFVTLDEAIKITNRRVNAIEHVIIPRIERTLSYIITELDEREREEFYRLKKIQEKKKIIKERAEKERAAWANSRSSEPANLLAEDRDEDLLFD from the exons ATGTCGGGCAAAGACAGGATCGAGGTGTTCCCCTCCCGGAT GGCCCAGACCATCATGAAGGCTCGCTTGAAAGGTGCCCAAACTGGGCGAAACCTGCTGAAGAAAAAGTCTGATGCCTTAACCATGCGCTTCCGGCAGATCCTTAAGAAAATTATAGAG ACCAAGCTGCTAATGGGGGAGGTGATGAGGGAGGCCGCCTTCTCCCTGGCCGAGGCCAAGTTCACCGCAGGAGACTTCAG CACAACGGTGATCCAGAATGTGAATAAAGCCCAAGTTAAAGTACGAGCAAAGAAGGACAATGTAGCAG GTGTGACTTTACCTGTTTTTGAACACTACCAAGAAGGAGGCGATA GTTACGAATTGACAGGTCTGGCCAGAGGCGGAGAACAGCTCGCCAAACTGAAGAGGAACTATGCAAAGGCGGTGGAGCTGCTGGTGGAGCTGGCGTCATTGCAG ACTTCATTCGTCACTTTGGATGAAGCCATCAAAATCACAAACCGGCGTGTTAACGCCATAGAGCACG TCATTATACCTAGAATTGAGCGTACACTGTCCTACATCATTACTGAACTGGACGAGCGCGAGAGAGAAGAGTTCTATAG ATTAAAAAAGATCCAGGAGAAGAAGAAAATTATCAAGGAACGGGCAGAAAAGGAGCGAGCGGCGTGGGCTAATTCCAGGAGCTCGGAGCCGGCCAATCTCCTGGCTGAAGATCGTGACGAAGACCTTCTGTTTGACTAg
- the EIF2S1 gene encoding eukaryotic translation initiation factor 2 subunit 1, with amino-acid sequence MPGLSCRFYQHKFPEVDDVVMVNVRSIAEMGAYVSLLEYNNIEGMILLSELSRRRIRSINKLIRIGRNECVVVIRVDKDKGYIDLSKRRVSPEEALKCEDKFTKSKTVYSILRHVAEVLEYVKDEQLESLFQRTAWVFDDRYKRPGYGAYDAFKHAVSDPSVLDDLDLTEEERRVLIDNINRRLTPQAVKIRADIEVACYGYEGIDAVKDALRAGLSCSTENMPIKINLIAPPRYVMTTTTLERTEGLSVLNQAMSVIKERIEEKRGVFNVQMEPKVVTDTDETELARQLERLEKENAEVDGDDDADEMEAKAED; translated from the exons ATGCCTGGGTTAAGTTGCCGGTTTTACCAGCACAAGTTTCCAGAAGTAGACGATGTGGTCATGGTCAACGTCCGCTCCATCGCGGAGATGGGGGCCTACGTCAGCCTCTTAGAGTATAACAACATAGAGGGCATGATCCTGCTCAGCGAGCTCTCCAGAAGGCGCATCCGCTCCATCAACAAACTCATCCGCATCGGCAGGAACGAGTGCGTGGTCGTCATCAGAGTGGATAAAGATAAAG GATACATCGATTTGTCCAAAAGAAGAGTTTCCCCAGAGGAAGCGCTAAAATGTGAAGATAAGTTTACCAAGTCCAAAACC GTCTACAGCATTTTGCGTCACGTAGCGGAGGTGTTGGAATACGTAAAGGATGAGCAGCTGGAGAGTTTGTTTCAGAGAACAGCATGGGTGTTTGATGATAGATACAAGAGGCCGGGATACGGAGCCTATGATGCCTTCAAGCACGCCGTTTC GGACCCCTCAGTTCTGGATGACTTGGATTTAACAGAAGAGGAGAGGCGAGTGCTCATTGACAACATTAACAGACGTCTCACCCCACAAGCTGTGAAGATCAGAGCAG ataTTGAGGTGGCATGCTACGGATATGAAGGTATTGATGCCGTCAAGGATGCCCTGAGAGCGGGACTTAGCTGTTCAACAGAAAATATGCCAATCAAG ATAAATTTGATCGCTCCACCTCGGTACGTGATGACGACCACCACCCTGGAGAGGACGGAAGGCTTATCTGTGCTGAATCAAGCAATGTCCGTCATCAAAGAGAGGATCGAGGAGAAAAGAGGAGTGTTCAATGTCCAAATGGAG CCCAAGGTGGTCACCGACACAGATGAAACAGAACTCGCCAGGCAGCTGGAGCGACTGGAGAAAGAGAACGCAGAGGTGGACGGAGATGACGACGCCGACGAAATGGAAGCCAAAGCCGAAGATTAA